ATATTAGGCGAATTTCTTGTCAAAAGACTTACAATCATCATCACATTTGACAGTCCTTGACAATTTTTACAGTGTTCACTCTAAGTCATGTAAAGGGATTAGTTACTCTATGAAACATCATCTGCCACagtaaatgtcattttttttctcaagttcTGAACATTTGTCCAAATTTAAGACAATTTTTAAAACTCTATAGTTTATTTACTTTACCATAAGAGACACCATGACAGGAATAGATGACCACATGGtctactttctttcttttcttctatGTCAAGATTGTTTTCAAAGTAACTCAAGAACTTCAGAAtcttaattttatttttgaaatagtaTAATGTACAGGATTAAAATGTACCATATATGATATCTGATAAATTTGCTACTGTTACAAACCTTTGACTTTTGACTCTAGGAATGATAGTGTGGTCACCAATGTTGTCCCTGGTGATTATGATGGTGATTCTATGATGGACTTGTTAATAACTACAAAACCTAAGGATAAAGCCACTGATTTGTCTGTACCGACATCTGCATTTATTTACTGGGGAATTCATCAAACAATGTCCCTAGGTAAGATCAGTTTTATTCATTATCTTGTAGCCTAATACCAGTGATAAATAGCAGGCTGTTCAGGGACTGGTCACTTTCTTGGTAGGAGAGTGGGGTTGGAATTTTTTCAGCAATACAACAAAATGTCtctgaaacccccccccccccctcgatcatgccattgtagaaatggAGTGGTCTTGGCCATCTTTAATCACAATCTAAAGCACAATAACATTTTCAAGCAAGATAATCCCCTCATCCCCACCCTACCCTGTCTATTTACAAAAACAGTGTAACCCCACAACCAATCCACCCATCCCCACTTCCCATCCCCCGCTTAATAAACTTATTGGTCCCTTATACAgtataaacaaaatgtgatattGAAGCACTTCTTATAACCACAGCCAAAGCctcaaaattaatttttgttcCTCAATATTAGAGAAAACAATGAACATCATATAATATGTATAGTTCTTTTCAAGATCATTAGGGATGTTATGTGTGCCTTTACTCTGAaccttttcaatttttttaattgtagAGCAAGAACCAACAATGGTATCAGATGACCTATATGATCAGCCACATGTAATGGAGTAAGTAGTCAGACacttgattttttatttttttgttttaaagggccatgtttcaatcccaggtcattgcattagtgttatcttagtAAGGATTACAttggatcattcttttgttctagaccaactttttctgtatCTCTGTCAAACAACTGGTTTTCaaacctagattttaatcctaatccaaagtAGACCTTAAAACGTTTTTGACAAAATAGAGAACAAAAATGGATGTTGGAGAGAGACTCTAATGTCTATGCCTACATGGAAAACTGTGCAGTCAAGTTGTTCTTCAATGAGTGGTTTATTTTCCTTTGAATGTTCATTTCAGTTTTAATGCTGACATGATTCCAGATTTATTTGGTGCTACAGTTGGTGATGGTAAAAGGTACTTCTGGACTGGCAATTTGTAAGTACATAAATTTTGGGCATATTCTTGACATTGATTAGTTTAACTTTACGTCCAATCCTATGATATATGATTTGCTTAAATAAGAATTTGATGAAGAAAATAAGAAAGCCCCAAAATTTGGCTGCTTGTTGAAATAGTTGCATTTCTATTGTAGAAATGATATTAGCATCTCTTtattatttgacctttgacatcacaTAGAAGTATGGGATAAATCAAAGATGGCGGACACTCAAATTTGTGCTGCTTGTTGAAATTGTTGCATTTCTCAATCACAGTACTGACAGGAGAGCCATTGGACCTATACCATTTGATAGTGTAACCAACACAACTACACCTAGTGAATTAACTTTGAGGAGACCTCACTCTCATGTCTTTGTTGACATTAACGGTGATGATGGGGCAGATTTACTGGTTACATCCAGTGATTCGGACCAAACCAAGTTTGAAACCTGGCTTAATGTAGATGGTCACCTCAAATGGGATGGAAAGTATTTGAATGCTCCTTCTGAAAATCTTGCACATGTTGGACAGTCAGTTTTTGCTGATATTGGTAAGTGACAGAACAACTTAAAGTagcacccccacccccacccccaccccatcccaatatttgtatttcatgacTACTTTGAACACAAATTATGCATTTCTATTGCTAGGACATGTTTCCCTTTCATGTTTTGATATGAATCAGGGATGGGAGTTTGTGCACATTTGTCCGATACAAGGCACTAATCCATAAATGAAACTACACGTAATAGGTTTTAGTATAAACAAAATGGGAAGAAACCTGCAGTTGACTCaagcaattaaaaaaaaaacacaattgaaGAACTActtatcaaaatacaaaagGATTGCATGGTACATTTATTTCGCTTCATGGTCTATGAACTGTAGGGAGAGAATTGTGAAAACTATATTTTCAATAACTTGAAGTCAGTGATAGCCTGCTCACAGACATGTTCTTATGTAAAAAAGACTGCACTGTTGACTTTTTTCCAGTGAATAACCCCTATTCACATTTGTAGTACATTTTCTGTAATAAGGAAATGAACAAcctttcatatacatgtaatagctTTCTTTGCAATCAGACAAAAACTTGATGTATGATAAAATGCCCCAGGTTGCTTTTGTGTCTGCATTTCCCAAACTAGACTATGGCAATTATTGAACATGTATAAATAGCTTTATTACTCTGTATAGATTGAAGACGAAACTTTGAGTTGAACCCCTTCAATGTCTATGTTGTAGCAATTAAATATTTTTGGATTTATATTTCACTCGCTATCCTTTACATAAAGTTTTCAAAACTTACCattctgtttttgtattttatttatttgatagatGCTGATGGTAAAGTTGACCACCTCCTCCCTGTATGTGAAGATGCCAAGTGTGCTACAAGTGCTATTTATGTCAAATATTATCAAGAGGATGAAGTAAGAATGATACTGTGTACAGTGCATTGCGAGTTACTGTTTACTGGCTCTGTTTGTTACACACTGACACCAATAACattctacattttaagatacCAAGATCATAATTTCTAGATTTAAAAAATCTGAATGAACTTTTAAATGTACTGCAAATAGACATAGATACAAAGATGccaatgttttgttgtttgtatttaatgtctgcatggtggcagtaatttcatttagacaaaatgtagcaagaaactattGATTCAATCTTATTACCTCAAAGTGCAACATGTGCAGTTTCTtcttgtatcaaacagagccagtgaacagttACGTGCAATGCGCTGTCATCCATTGTTTTCAGTGGCACTATAACAATTAGATAGGATCAAGAATTACTTTTATTATAGCTCtgtctgacaatatttatcTAGACCAATTTTTATCTCAATCTGATGTGTACCAATAACACACTAGGGTTTGTACCAGTAGTTATCTTTGAAAAGGAAAGGGTAAACCAAGATAgggttattttgtttatttgacaaaaaaagaaaagatagGATCTTGATTAGAAGAGAGTGCCTACAATGAAACACAAGTCAGTGTTTTAACGTTAATATTGTAAGTGACAGGCAAATAATGAAGCCAATGTTTACCATTATTGCAAGTTAATACAAGTTTAATGTTGGCTCAacactttgtcatatttttgtgCCACCAGTGGATTTTGTTGGTGAAGACATTTATTGATGATAGCATAACATGGGGATTTGTCCCACCAGATGACAATCCATTAGCAACATCCAACATTCCCATCATGCTTAGCGTCGGTGACTACACATTGGATGGCTTCTCAGATGCCATGGCAATAATGTATGACGTGTCAGATGAGTAAGTCAATTTTGTATGAtctttttttagttttaagttTGTGTGATTCTGCATGATCCATAAAATTTATATAGAGTAGAATGTTTGTTGTGTACAAAACAATTGGAATagttgtgtgtgtattttaaaaCATATGCCTGTTTATGTATTGTGTTTagtaataatttcattcttggtacctgcaatagcattttagctcatgctagagggtcaaactagaacaagaaggttgacttattttcacagcacctatagtaatacatgtgaattgcatggagtggaagttatgatgtcgaccaagaaattgaatgtttgttattttcattctgCACCTAGACAGTAAAATTTTATTGTTAGGTACCAAGAATTGAAGTATGATCAGTAGTGCTACTAAAATCAAAGATCTGATGCTACCAATACAGTAAATCcagtaggttttttttttcttcaaataacgTTTTGGGTACTGACATTTTGTGCCCTTCTTCAGACTATAAAGGAATACAAACCATAAAAGTAGAAATCAGTGAATAAACTATTAAAGTATTGGGAAAACTGtaccaaataaaatgaaatacttgATTTTTAGGACTACCAGAACTCCAAATATAAAACTGGCAGTTCATGATAAGTACAACTGACTAGATATAGTTAATAAAAGTGAAAGGTTTATACATATACTTGCTATGATCATAGTAAATGAGTGGGTTCTGATATTGGAATGCATTCATTAGAAAATGTTGAGACAATTTATACATACAAtccatttacatttattttacaggaaACCTGTAAGAAGGATTATTCTTCTTGAAAATACTGTATGTGATTCAAGTAAGCCTGACGTGTGTACTCAAGGCTACAGAACATTCCGTGTTGATGTCAGAGATGGTGTTATTGACCTCGACAACCCTGTTATCACTTCATTTAATGATTATTACATGGATGTGAGTTTGAATCAAATAATTATAACTCTTCTCGTTTGGATTCCTAAAGAGTTTGATAGATTTCAAGAAATGGACTGACTTGAAGAGAAATTTTAGGTAGTCTTTATTTGCATAGAAATCTGtataatttaattttatataGTGAGAAATTAAGAAAAAAGAGTGTTGTTTTTGTGAAATCAGACTCGGTATAACATACATCTGGTAGGAGATTTGTAGTTTATCATTGACACATGAATGTCACGGTACATAGTCATAGTAACAGCCTAGTCTGATGTCAgtcggtcaatcaatcaatcaatcaatcaatcaatcaatcaatcaatcaatcagattTCTAGTGTTGCACCAATCTCCAGAGCAATGTTGTTGTTACaagcagattcttgtttgtagaaTGCAGAGTGCGACACGGTGTGTATGGCTGGAGAAGATCACAAAATGTAAACTGGAGTTAAGCCATGGAGAGCTGTATATGTCAACAATAAAAATTGTAATCAATCCTGGTACTCCGATGCAAACTGATAAAAACTagagaaattattttctgaagcTTGAAGTCATATTGCTATTGTCAAGTTTGCCTAAATTAGTTATCACACATTACAAACATCTGACACtctattttgcaatatttttgtttgcatttcaGGGAGCTCTTGATATTCTAGTTACAACTCAAGAAAAATCGGAAGATAAACCAGTATTCCATGCtcttcaaaataatttacatgaaGATGCAAGTTTTGTTCAAGTTTTAGGTGAGTAAACCATAACCATGACAACGTAATTACAATCTATTCTACTAGACTTGGTGTTGTTTTTAGTGACCACAGTTTCACATCAGATCCCGGATACTTCTTCAGGCTGACTGATTATCTAGAGACAGGTGGTTGGTGACATATGATGTGACATATAACAATATGACAACATTTCCACCAACTGCAGCTATTACAAGTATCTCTGTTTTAAATGACATTTGATTTTCTACAGTTGGAGTAAGTTTGCTGCATTTTCAGCTATCACAAATACTTCAGATATATGtcatagaaacaaacaaaaaacattttaccTAGGTTTTACAATGTCATCATAAATGCTCTATGACACTGCCAGCTACACTCTAATTTCACAGTAAGGAGGTATAAGTAGATAAAATTTCCCTAGTTTTAGCTACCATTTTCCTTCATTCCCTCCTGAGTTATTAACATTATGTGTATTGCATCACAATTCAGTACTACAAAATCTAAAGTGATAAAGATACTACAGTATGTAATTCACTTTTGTGATTATTTTCAAAGTGAATGAATTATGTTTGCATGCATTGTGTTtacatttttgattttttttccaagtgTTCAGCAGACTACATTTTAGCTCCTAATTCACCTTTGTCATTTCTTTTCAGTGTTGAGTGGACTGTGTTTCAGCCATTGCCCAACTGGAGCAGAGGTAAGTGCTGATTGTTTCGGATTGTGTTCACAATGACTTTAATGCTTGACttgcatgtgtctgtttgtttgacttgtgtgtgtctgtttgtttgttgttaaaGTGACATAGTATGTACTGGAGGGCCAGATTTCAACTGTATACAGTGTACGAAATGCCCATACCCAATTCTCGCTAAGAAGCAAATCAGAATTTAATTGCAAGGTAGAGGTGGCTGAATGTGCCAAGAGGCttggtaaccaagactacaacatttttttagtaactaaaatattatgtcataatgtcattttcatatcGTATCTTAATGCCCTGTGAGAGTTTTTTACCATTTGTGATGTATGATTCACCATATTCTGGTGGACTGAAAAATATAAGGGTATGGAGCAAAAATAAGCACCACAAACCATAAACCAGTGTGCCCCTTCAACATTCAACTTCAGCAATGTAGAAATAATCATTCCTTAGCACAGACCAGACTCGGATTTTGGACTTCCATGACAAGCAACAGTACTGGCATTTTATGTATCTCTTGTTATATAAAGATGGAGATATtgtttgtatgtaaataaaccaaGGCATAAAGCTGAAAGGCAGAAATATAGTGTTTTGACCAAGTCAGAATTTTTCTCAGCCGTATGAAGACCAAATATGTAGTCGTGTTTTTCTCCTCATGGTGAACTCACTTTCCTGTCATCTCAAAGATTTAAATGAATGAGAAAGAAATTTATAGAAATATCACTCACAACAAAGGGCAAATTAAAATGGCTTGAAACAAATCAGTCAAAATGGTGTTGTCATCGTCAAATTCCAAATTCTATGCAGTGACATGTGACCTTTTGTAATTTAATGTTGACCTCTACCCTTGCTATGTTGACCTATGACCTCCTGTCatgtgtttgtaattgtagCCCTATGGTGTAAACCAGCCTGGTCCAATTATTCATTACCAGACAACAGATCCAGAGGGGAATCAACAGTACAATGCAGGTACAATACATCATATTCATTAATGAGGCAATATTGGTGAAAATTAGTGGCAAAAAGTGAACCTTTAAAAAGCTGAAAACAGATTCCCCATCAAAGTTACAATATGCCACATTCCGATTTGCCATCAACAGTACCCCgtaacaaaatttgaaaatagtttgCCTGCTTGTGACACATACATTTGCAATTGCATTTTTTATGAACTTATGTAACTTCAAGACACAGGTAAATCTTATTACTTTTTGTTGAGGCTCTATGATATAGAGTATATATACTGtgtgcaagccaagttgtacatgtttaaacagaaaatatagaatttatactcactttgttctacaacacacatgtacatcactgATTGTGTGAACTCAGAATATGAGTCAAGATGTTCCAAATCTCTGTTATTTTCCCAAATATCTTGGCTTGTTTAGTTATGATTATATTTTTCTCTGATAAAtctcttcattcagcctgaaaatatTTCAGACATTGAGTTTGAATCATACTGCAGAGGCCCTTTTTGTCActtatattttccttggttgaacgaagaaaaatgttAGGAAACAATAATTGATTACTGGTATTGACAACTGTACAGACACAATCGCGATTTCTAACCTACTTTGACCTTTAACCCATGACCCTTAACCCCCGAGGTCATCAGTAAATAATTGAGTATACTTGTTTTGATACAGCTGCTCAGATGTCACAGTCAGCCTATTTCTCATTACAACTACCG
This portion of the Glandiceps talaboti chromosome 7, keGlaTala1.1, whole genome shotgun sequence genome encodes:
- the LOC144437210 gene encoding T-cell immunomodulatory protein-like — its product is MDYVLKVQVFLVILTFVIDNGNQVLGTSTPNFRDITGSVFEGSPPEGVVAAYGDFNSDKKTDIFVITDRGHTVNLWLWYETSTTVPGSSPSVMRKSDVVISTKKNDSVVTNVVPGDYDGDSMMDLLITTKPKDKATDLSVPTSAFIYWGIHQTMSLEQEPTMVSDDLYDQPHVMDFNADMIPDLFGATVGDGKRYFWTGNFTDRRAIGPIPFDSVTNTTTPSELTLRRPHSHVFVDINGDDGADLLVTSSDSDQTKFETWLNVDGHLKWDGKYLNAPSENLAHVGQSVFADIDADGKVDHLLPVCEDAKCATSAIYVKYYQEDEWILLVKTFIDDSITWGFVPPDDNPLATSNIPIMLSVGDYTLDGFSDAMAIMYDVSDEKPVRRIILLENTVCDSSKPDVCTQGYRTFRVDVRDGVIDLDNPVITSFNDYYMDGALDILVTTQEKSEDKPVFHALQNNLHEDASFVQVLVLSGLCFSHCPTGAEPYGVNQPGPIIHYQTTDPEGNQQYNAAAQMSQSAYFSLQLPFVVMGLGQTPNFIDYLTVGIPFKDTPKKHTWTQTIPNSQLIAIPHPPDDPSKWKSKLIVTPSPLIYMTAGVLAATCLFIAAIVGILHWREKREDKEEKRQESHRFHFDAM